In one Cervus elaphus chromosome 9, mCerEla1.1, whole genome shotgun sequence genomic region, the following are encoded:
- the C9H5orf15 gene encoding keratinocyte-associated transmembrane protein 2, with the protein MAAAARRRMRGAEQANLPPRPGVQVPGGLARPLVLALLLASAITPSETDSWSQPELKSDVSTANMNALTKENQTTPSASRTSTTLPPTTSTEKSGAASVAPRPSPTTALFQEEVDNNEDPSIEEEDLLTLNSSPSTAKDTLDNGDYGEPDYDWTTSPRDDESSEALEENRGYMEIEQSERPFKTPPSNIEEEDSHFFFHLIIFAFCIAIVYITYHNKRKIFLLVQSRKWRDGFCSKTVEYHRLDQNVNEAMPSLKITNDYIF; encoded by the exons ATGGCTGCCGCCGCCCGGAGGAGGATGCGCGGCGCCGAGCAAGCAAATCTGCCGCCCAGGCCAGGTGTCCAGGTCCCCGGAGGGCTGGCGCGGCCGCTGGTCCTGGCTCTCCTGCTTGCATCCGCCATCACGCCCAGTG AGACTGATTCATGGAGCCAGCCTGAACTCAAGTCAGATGTTTCTACTGCAAATATGAATGCTTTAACAAAGGAAAACCAAACCACACCTTCTGCTTCCCGAACCAGCACCACTCTCCCTCCCACAACCAGCACAGAAAAAAGTGGAGCGGCGTCCGTGGCCCCTCGCCCCTCGCCTACTACTGCTCTGTTCCAAGAGGAGGTTGATAACAATGAAGATCCTAGCATAGAGGAGGAGGATCTTCTCACACTGAACAGTTCTCCGTCCACTGCCAAAGACACTCTGGACAACGGGGATTATGGAGAACCAGACTATGACTGGACCACCAGCCCCCGGGATGATGAGTCCAGTGAAGCCTTGGAAGAAAACAGGGGCTACATGGAAATTGAACAGTCAGAGAGACCTTTTAAAACCCCACCCTCAAATATAGAAGAGGAAGatagccatttctttttccaccttattatttttgctttttgtattgcTATTGTTTATATTACATATCACAACAAAAGGAAG ATTTTCCTTCTGGTTCAAAGCAGAAAATGGCGTGATGGTTTTTGTTCCAAAACAGTGGAATATCATCGTCTTGACCAGAATGTTAATGAAGCAATGCCTTCTCTGAAGATTAccaatgattatatattttaa
- the VDAC1 gene encoding voltage-dependent anion-selective channel protein 1 codes for MAVPPTYADLGKSARDVFTKGYGFGLIKLDLKTKSENGLEFTSSGSANTETTKVTGSLETKYRWTEYGLTFTEKWNTDNTLGTEITVEDQLARGLKLTFDSSFSPNTGKKNAKIKTGYKREHINLGCDVDFDIAGPSIRGALVLGYEGWLAGYQMNFETAKSRVTQSNFAVGYKTDEFQLHTNVNDGTEFGGSIYQKVNKKLETAVNLAWTAGNSNTRFGIAAKYQIDPDACFSAKVNNSSLIGLGYTQTLKPGIKLTLSALLDGKNVNAGGHKLGLGLEFQA; via the exons ATGGCTGTGCCTCCCACGTATGCTGATCTTGGCAAATCTGCCAGGGATGTCTTCACAAAGGGCTATG GATTTGGCTTAATAAAACTTGATCTGAAAACAAAATCCGAGAATGGATTG GAATTTACGAGCTCAGGTTCAGCCAACACTGAGACCACCAAAGTGACGGGCAGCCTGGAAACCAAGTACAGATGGACTGAATATGGCCTGACGTTTACAGAGAAATGGAACACGGACAACACGCTGGGCACGGAGATCACTGTGGAGGACCAG CTTGCGCGTGGCCTGAAGCTGACCTTCGATTCATCCTTCTCACCAAACACTGG gaaaaaaaacgCTAAAATTAAGACAGGGTACAAGCGGGAACATATCAACCTGGGCTGTGACGTGGATTTTGATATAGCCGGTCCTTCCATCCGGGGCGCTCTGGTGCTGGGTTATgaaggctggctggctggctacCAGATGAATTTTGAGACCGCAAAGTCTCGAGTGACTCAGAGCAACTTTGCGGTTGGCTACAAGACCGATGAGTTCCAGCTTCACACTAATGT AAATGATGGAACAGAGTTTGGTGGCTCCATTTATCAGAAGGTGAACAAGAAGCTGGAGACTGCTGTTAATCTGGCCTGGACAGCAGGAAACAGTAACACTCGCTTCGGAATAGCAGCCAAGTACCAGATTGACCCAGACGCCTGCTTCTCG GCTAAAGTGAACAACTCCAGCCTGATAGGATTAGGATATACTCAGACCCTAAAGCCAG GTATCAAACTGACACTGTCGGCTCTGCTGGATGGCAAGAATGTCAATGCTGGTGGCCACAAGCTTGGTCTAGGACTGGAGTTTCAAGCATAA